Proteins co-encoded in one Listeria ivanovii subsp. ivanovii genomic window:
- the metE gene encoding 5-methyltetrahydropteroyltriglutamate--homocysteine S-methyltransferase produces the protein MVKVISSNLGYPRLGEKREWKRALEKFWNGEITEQELLAETKALRLHALKKQQAKGIDLIPVGDFSFYDQVLDTSVTFGIIPKRFNHEGGKITLNTYFDIARGKSDAVASEMTKWFNTNYHYIVPELADANPKAIYNRALYYYEEAKKELDIDGKPVLVGPITYLKLGKGSKEESFESLLDKFIPAYVEFLKELETAGVKWVQIDEPYLATSFDKEEIALFEKVYQQFQKTVPSLKIELQTYFESLDYYEDVVNLPVAAIGIDFVHDHGDSLKALKKYGFPEDKFLAAGVIDGRNVWRSNLDEKLELLATIAEYVTEGKLIVQPSNSLLHVPVTKWSEPDLDKVILDGLSFADQKLDEIAILTKALTAGKESVTTELEEARAAVAALNASSHRNNTEVQAAIANLENVRVERELPFAERIELQHAWLKLPLFPTTTIGSFPQSPEVRKTRADWLKGNITDAEYQLFIEKETARWIRIQEDLDIDVLVHGEFERTDMVEYFGQKLAGFQATKFGWVQSYGSRAVRPPLIYGDVAFTEEITVKESVYAQSLTKRPVKGMLTAPVTIINWSFVRDDVPESVVANQVGLALRKEVEALERNGIKVIQVDEPALREGLPLKRARWEKYLNDAVYSFKLTTASVQNDTQIHTHMCYSDFDDIIDTISALDADVISIETSRSHGEIISTFEEVIYDKEIGLGVYDIHSPRVPTVSEIQDNIRRALRAIDAKQFWINPDCGLKTRKEPETIAALQDMIKATKEVRAEYQVLEK, from the coding sequence ATGGTAAAGGTAATTAGTTCGAATTTGGGATATCCAAGACTTGGCGAAAAACGAGAATGGAAACGTGCTTTAGAGAAATTTTGGAATGGGGAGATTACGGAGCAAGAATTACTAGCTGAAACAAAAGCACTAAGATTACATGCACTTAAAAAGCAACAAGCTAAGGGCATTGATTTAATTCCAGTTGGTGATTTTAGTTTCTATGATCAAGTGCTTGATACAAGTGTTACTTTTGGGATTATTCCAAAGCGGTTTAATCACGAGGGTGGAAAGATAACCTTAAATACATATTTTGATATTGCTCGCGGAAAAAGTGATGCAGTGGCTTCTGAAATGACGAAATGGTTCAATACTAACTATCATTATATCGTTCCAGAACTTGCAGATGCAAATCCTAAAGCCATATATAACCGTGCGCTTTACTATTATGAGGAAGCGAAAAAAGAACTTGATATTGACGGGAAGCCAGTCCTTGTGGGACCAATTACTTATTTGAAACTTGGAAAAGGTAGTAAGGAAGAAAGCTTTGAAAGCTTATTAGATAAATTTATTCCAGCATATGTGGAATTTTTAAAAGAACTTGAAACAGCTGGTGTCAAATGGGTGCAAATCGATGAGCCATACTTGGCGACTAGTTTTGATAAAGAAGAAATTGCTTTATTTGAGAAAGTGTACCAACAATTTCAGAAAACAGTGCCTAGCTTGAAAATTGAGTTGCAAACTTATTTTGAAAGTTTGGATTATTATGAAGATGTAGTTAATTTACCGGTTGCTGCTATTGGGATTGATTTTGTACACGACCATGGGGATTCGCTAAAAGCATTAAAAAAGTATGGTTTTCCAGAAGATAAATTTTTGGCAGCTGGCGTGATTGATGGCCGGAATGTTTGGCGGAGTAATCTGGACGAGAAGTTAGAGCTCTTAGCAACTATTGCAGAATATGTCACTGAAGGAAAGCTAATTGTTCAGCCATCTAATTCTTTATTACATGTACCTGTAACAAAATGGAGTGAACCAGATTTAGATAAGGTCATTCTTGATGGATTGTCCTTCGCGGATCAAAAGCTAGATGAAATTGCTATTTTAACGAAAGCTTTAACGGCTGGAAAAGAAAGTGTTACAACCGAGTTAGAAGAAGCACGGGCGGCTGTTGCAGCATTAAATGCATCTAGTCACCGGAATAATACAGAAGTTCAAGCAGCTATTGCTAACTTGGAAAATGTTCGTGTCGAACGGGAATTACCTTTTGCAGAACGGATTGAATTACAACATGCATGGTTAAAGTTGCCACTATTTCCAACGACGACGATTGGTAGTTTTCCACAGTCACCTGAAGTTCGTAAAACTCGCGCGGATTGGTTAAAAGGGAATATTACGGATGCTGAATATCAGTTATTTATTGAAAAAGAAACTGCACGTTGGATTCGGATTCAGGAAGACTTAGATATTGATGTACTGGTGCATGGTGAGTTTGAACGAACTGATATGGTGGAATATTTTGGTCAGAAATTAGCTGGATTCCAAGCAACAAAATTTGGGTGGGTGCAATCATATGGTTCGAGAGCAGTTCGACCACCACTTATTTATGGAGATGTTGCTTTCACAGAAGAAATTACGGTAAAAGAGAGTGTTTATGCACAATCACTAACGAAACGTCCGGTGAAGGGGATGCTAACTGCACCAGTAACGATTATTAATTGGAGCTTTGTCCGTGATGATGTTCCAGAAAGTGTTGTCGCTAATCAAGTTGGGTTAGCACTTCGTAAAGAGGTAGAAGCACTTGAACGAAACGGAATTAAGGTGATTCAAGTTGATGAGCCAGCCCTTCGAGAAGGTTTACCACTGAAGCGTGCAAGATGGGAAAAATATTTAAATGATGCGGTTTATTCGTTTAAGTTAACAACAGCTTCGGTTCAGAATGATACGCAAATTCATACGCATATGTGTTATTCGGATTTTGATGATATTATCGATACGATTAGTGCTTTGGATGCGGATGTCATTTCAATTGAAACCTCAAGAAGTCATGGCGAAATCATTTCGACATTTGAAGAAGTTATCTATGATAAAGAAATTGGTCTTGGTGTTTATGACATTCACAGCCCTCGTGTTCCAACTGTATCAGAAATTCAAGATAATATTCGCCGTGCTTTACGAGCTATAGATGCGAAACAGTTTTGGATTAATCCGGATTGTGGTTTGAAAACTCGCAAAGAACCTGAAACAATTGCGGCGCTTCAAGATATGATTAAAGCGACTAAAGAGGTGCGTGCGGAATATCAAGTATTAGAGAAATAA
- a CDS encoding MFS transporter has protein sequence MGSKGKFWILTMVVAISGLSQGVLLPLIAIILEGKGVSAGINGFHATGIYLGVLLISPFIEAPLHKYGYKPIILVGGGLVAVAMLAFPTWFNLYFWFFLRLLIGVGDHMLHFSSQTWIGAMSDPSKRGRNMAIYGLFFSLGFAIGPQLVNLVKVNANLPFFLSGILVLIAWGLVWFLKNEFVGDKAVIRKISFWGSLKRFSEVFKLAWVAMIPPFLYGILETGLNATFPVVGLRNGLDTMLIAVIISSFSVGTILFQVPIGMVSDKFGRGKILPFLTGLGAFVFVLTAFVNLPVLFVIFFFVLGILLGSLYSLGLSYMTDLTPLELLPAGNILVGMCFSMGSIIGPSVTGVMIGIFGNQIFYFVVAGILLLGCFLLTFGEKKMHAIKKIEI, from the coding sequence ATGGGTTCTAAAGGAAAGTTTTGGATTTTAACAATGGTTGTGGCAATTTCTGGTTTGTCACAAGGCGTATTATTACCACTTATTGCAATTATTTTAGAGGGGAAAGGTGTAAGCGCTGGGATAAATGGGTTTCATGCTACAGGTATTTATTTAGGGGTTTTGCTCATTTCACCATTTATCGAGGCTCCATTACATAAATATGGTTATAAACCGATTATACTGGTTGGTGGGGGGCTTGTTGCAGTTGCGATGCTAGCTTTTCCAACCTGGTTTAATTTATATTTTTGGTTTTTCTTGCGTTTGCTTATTGGTGTAGGAGATCATATGTTACACTTTTCTTCACAGACTTGGATTGGCGCGATGAGTGATCCAAGTAAGCGAGGCCGAAATATGGCAATTTATGGTTTGTTTTTCTCATTGGGATTTGCGATTGGGCCTCAATTAGTTAATTTAGTTAAGGTTAATGCTAATTTACCATTCTTTTTATCAGGAATTTTAGTTTTGATTGCTTGGGGATTAGTTTGGTTTCTTAAGAATGAGTTTGTTGGGGATAAAGCTGTTATACGAAAAATTTCTTTTTGGGGTAGTTTGAAGCGTTTTTCGGAGGTCTTTAAGTTAGCATGGGTTGCAATGATTCCTCCGTTTTTGTATGGGATTTTGGAAACGGGGTTAAATGCGACTTTCCCAGTTGTTGGGTTACGAAATGGATTAGATACAATGTTGATTGCTGTAATTATTTCTTCTTTTTCTGTAGGAACTATTTTGTTTCAAGTTCCTATTGGGATGGTTAGTGATAAATTTGGTCGTGGGAAAATTTTACCGTTTTTGACTGGACTGGGAGCTTTTGTTTTTGTGTTAACGGCTTTTGTTAATTTGCCAGTATTGTTTGTGATTTTTTTCTTTGTACTGGGGATTTTACTTGGTTCTCTGTATTCTCTTGGATTGTCGTATATGACTGATTTGACGCCGCTTGAGCTACTTCCAGCTGGAAATATTTTGGTTGGGATGTGCTTTAGTATGGGAAGTATTATTGGACCTAGCGTTACTGGAGTGATGATTGGTATTTTTGGAAATCAAATATTTTATTTTGTTGTTGCTGGAATCCTTTTACTTGGCTGTTTCTTATTGACTTTTGGGGAAAAGAAAATGCATGCTATCAAGAAAATAGAAATTTAA
- the perR gene encoding peroxide-responsive transcriptional repressor PerR codes for MAVSNATLKEAVDVLKKTGVRITPQRHAILEFLINSHTHPTADDIYRALEGNFPNMSVATVYNNLRVFRDAGLIKELSYGDASSRFDFSTSNHYHAICNICGKIVDFHYPGLDEVEHFAAHVTGYEINNHRLEVYGTCPACKAKQSNK; via the coding sequence ATGGCGGTGTCTAATGCAACTCTAAAAGAGGCGGTAGATGTCTTGAAGAAAACAGGAGTAAGAATAACTCCTCAGCGTCATGCTATACTTGAATTCTTAATTAACTCACATACACACCCAACCGCAGACGATATTTATAGAGCTTTAGAAGGCAATTTTCCTAATATGAGCGTAGCGACTGTATATAATAATTTGCGGGTCTTTCGCGATGCTGGTCTAATTAAAGAATTATCCTATGGCGATGCTTCTAGTAGATTTGACTTTTCTACATCTAATCATTATCATGCAATCTGTAACATTTGTGGAAAAATAGTAGATTTCCATTATCCAGGTCTTGATGAAGTAGAGCATTTTGCAGCACATGTAACTGGATACGAAATTAATAATCATCGCTTAGAAGTATACGGTACATGTCCAGCTTGCAAAGCAAAACAATCAAATAAATAA
- a CDS encoding NAD(P)-dependent oxidoreductase: MKVLFTLDVPNHLKKLQEDKFPEDTFYYESSNHFANLSEVDVIVTYGSNLTEEMIKSANKLKFIMVFSAGIDSLPREIIQARKIKVANVRGIHATPMGEYALSFMLNHVKKAAFFYDMQKSNRWESEEPITELAGKTLVVAGTGAIGSKVAEFAQAFDMHLIGVNTTGHSVKHFEQTYAIKELEKVAPLADFFVSVLPQTEQTIGIYPLSFFEQMKRNAVFVNIGRGSAVSLDVLETATKQKLISHFYLDVLPEEPLSKRSSLWQAPNVTITPHVSGHSDKYLDRSFEIWLENIKHYKEGTDLRNELNLNKGY, encoded by the coding sequence ATGAAAGTCCTATTTACATTAGATGTTCCAAATCACCTAAAAAAATTACAAGAAGACAAATTTCCGGAAGATACTTTCTATTATGAGAGCAGTAATCATTTTGCCAACCTATCAGAAGTAGATGTAATAGTCACTTATGGATCAAATTTAACAGAAGAAATGATAAAGAGTGCTAACAAATTAAAATTCATTATGGTCTTTTCAGCAGGGATAGACAGCCTGCCTCGAGAAATTATTCAAGCCAGAAAAATAAAAGTAGCGAACGTAAGAGGGATTCACGCTACTCCGATGGGGGAATATGCACTTTCTTTTATGCTGAATCACGTAAAAAAAGCAGCTTTCTTCTATGATATGCAAAAAAGTAACCGCTGGGAAAGCGAAGAGCCAATCACAGAATTAGCAGGTAAAACGCTTGTGGTAGCTGGTACAGGAGCAATTGGATCAAAAGTGGCGGAATTTGCCCAAGCTTTTGATATGCATTTAATAGGTGTTAATACAACTGGCCATTCCGTCAAACATTTTGAGCAAACATATGCCATTAAAGAGTTAGAAAAAGTAGCTCCGTTAGCAGATTTTTTTGTCAGTGTGCTACCCCAAACAGAACAAACCATAGGGATATATCCTTTATCTTTCTTTGAACAAATGAAACGTAATGCTGTTTTCGTCAATATTGGTAGAGGAAGTGCTGTTAGTTTAGACGTATTAGAAACAGCAACGAAACAAAAACTGATTTCCCATTTTTATCTAGATGTGTTGCCAGAAGAGCCACTTTCAAAAAGAAGTTCCTTGTGGCAAGCGCCCAATGTAACAATCACTCCACATGTATCAGGGCATTCAGACAAATATCTTGATCGGAGTTTTGAAATTTGGCTAGAGAATATCAAACATTATAAAGAGGGCACAGATTTGCGAAATGAACTTAATTTAAATAAAGGCTATTAA
- a CDS encoding glutamate-1-semialdehyde 2,1-aminomutase, producing MNHSMSEKLHDEALLHIVGGVNSPSRSNKGVGGGTPVTMERANGAYFYDVDGNKYIDYLAAFGPIITGHAHPHITEAITKAAQNGVLYGTPTKHEITFAKMLKEAIPSLEKVRFTNSGTEAVMTTIRVARAYTGRDKVIKFAGCYHGHFDLVLVEAGSGPSTLGIPDSAGVTKSTAEEVITVPFNDLASFKEALAVWGDQVAAVLVEPIVGNFGMVEPAEGFLESVNELAHANGSLVIYDEVITAFRFMYGGAQNYLGVIPDLTAMGKIIGGGLPIGAYGGRVDIMEKVAPLGPAYQAGTHAGNPASILSGIACLEVLQEEGLYDRFEKYGKMLKDGIEKAANKYGIAVTVNQIVGALTVYFTDEAVTNYAEAGATNGELFGRFFKGMLEEGINLAPSKYEAWFITSAHSEADIEETIRAVNTVFAKMVQDN from the coding sequence ATGAATCATTCGATGTCAGAAAAATTGCATGATGAAGCACTTTTACATATAGTTGGCGGGGTCAATAGTCCTTCTAGATCGAACAAAGGTGTTGGGGGCGGGACTCCTGTTACAATGGAACGAGCTAACGGTGCTTACTTTTATGATGTAGACGGCAATAAATATATTGACTATTTAGCAGCATTTGGTCCAATTATTACTGGGCACGCGCATCCTCATATAACAGAAGCGATTACAAAAGCAGCGCAAAATGGTGTGTTATATGGCACACCAACCAAACATGAGATTACTTTTGCTAAAATGTTAAAAGAAGCCATTCCTTCCCTTGAAAAAGTTCGTTTTACCAATTCTGGGACGGAAGCTGTAATGACTACTATTCGTGTTGCTCGCGCTTATACGGGACGAGATAAAGTAATTAAATTTGCTGGCTGCTATCACGGACACTTTGATTTAGTTTTAGTAGAAGCTGGTTCTGGACCGTCAACGCTTGGTATTCCCGATTCAGCTGGAGTAACAAAATCTACTGCAGAAGAAGTGATTACGGTACCTTTTAATGATTTAGCATCTTTTAAAGAAGCACTTGCTGTTTGGGGTGATCAAGTTGCAGCTGTTTTAGTGGAACCGATTGTCGGAAACTTTGGTATGGTTGAACCAGCAGAAGGATTTTTAGAAAGCGTCAATGAACTTGCACATGCGAATGGCTCTTTAGTAATTTATGATGAAGTTATTACGGCATTTCGTTTTATGTATGGTGGTGCGCAAAACTACCTTGGAGTTATTCCTGATTTGACAGCGATGGGCAAAATTATTGGCGGTGGGCTTCCAATCGGTGCATATGGTGGTCGTGTAGATATTATGGAAAAGGTGGCTCCTCTTGGTCCGGCTTATCAGGCTGGTACACACGCTGGAAATCCAGCATCTATTTTATCTGGTATTGCTTGTTTAGAGGTTTTACAAGAGGAAGGACTTTATGACCGTTTTGAAAAATACGGCAAAATGTTAAAAGATGGCATTGAAAAGGCAGCTAACAAGTATGGTATTGCCGTAACAGTAAACCAAATTGTCGGTGCTTTAACTGTGTATTTTACAGATGAAGCCGTTACAAACTACGCAGAAGCTGGGGCTACTAACGGAGAATTATTTGGTCGGTTCTTTAAAGGAATGTTAGAAGAAGGCATTAACTTAGCGCCATCAAAATACGAAGCTTGGTTTATTACTTCGGCGCATTCAGAAGCAGATATTGAAGAAACTATTCGTGCTGTGAATACTGTATTCGCAAAAATGGTTCAAGATAACTAG
- a CDS encoding aromatic acid exporter family protein, with the protein MKFGARILKTGIAITLALFIAELCNSPSPSLAGISAVFAIQPSIYRSYRTILERAQGNIIGAIIAIIFGLYIGNDFILIGVASIICVALLMQLRLENTIGLAVVTLIIVMDSPGNDFLEIALIRFGTIMLGLVAAFIVNLFFIPPKYEVSLFQLIYNTNSEIVRWIKLNLRHAADFPLLKKDMEWMQKQLNQTRNLYGFYREERTFLKKNAVSKGRKIAVYRQMLLCSQKGFELLKIQHRYENDYLQLPPDKQELIRQHIDYLTDKHEQLLLTYIDKVSIDLDYVESHLAQDPQDLMQLFLREMEETEKDEYEEMMDKYHLMRIIASIFAYQETVDYLEKLIHSFKLRHTEENQIDINVNEE; encoded by the coding sequence ATGAAATTCGGAGCTAGAATTTTAAAAACAGGTATTGCAATAACACTTGCGCTTTTTATTGCCGAGCTTTGCAACTCACCTTCTCCATCTCTGGCAGGCATTTCCGCCGTTTTTGCTATCCAACCATCTATTTATAGGTCATATCGAACTATTTTAGAACGTGCACAAGGGAATATTATTGGCGCAATCATCGCGATAATTTTCGGGCTCTATATTGGGAATGATTTTATCTTGATTGGAGTTGCTTCGATAATCTGTGTTGCTTTATTAATGCAGCTCCGTTTAGAGAATACAATTGGTCTTGCCGTTGTGACTCTCATTATTGTTATGGATTCACCTGGTAATGACTTTTTAGAAATTGCACTTATTCGTTTTGGAACAATTATGTTGGGCTTAGTTGCCGCTTTTATCGTTAATTTATTTTTTATTCCGCCAAAATATGAAGTTTCGCTATTCCAGTTAATATACAATACCAATAGTGAGATTGTTCGATGGATTAAACTAAACCTTCGCCATGCTGCGGATTTCCCGCTTCTAAAAAAAGATATGGAATGGATGCAAAAACAGTTGAATCAAACACGTAACTTATATGGATTTTACCGTGAGGAGCGAACATTTCTTAAAAAAAATGCGGTTTCTAAAGGTCGAAAAATTGCCGTATATAGGCAAATGCTACTTTGTTCGCAAAAAGGTTTTGAACTTTTAAAAATCCAACATCGTTATGAAAATGATTATTTACAACTGCCGCCAGATAAGCAAGAACTAATTAGACAGCATATTGATTATTTAACAGATAAACACGAACAACTGCTACTTACCTACATTGATAAAGTTTCAATTGATCTTGATTATGTAGAATCGCATTTAGCGCAAGACCCGCAAGATTTAATGCAACTCTTCCTTCGCGAAATGGAAGAAACGGAAAAAGATGAATATGAGGAAATGATGGACAAATATCATTTAATGCGCATTATTGCTTCTATTTTTGCTTATCAAGAGACTGTTGACTATTTAGAAAAATTAATTCATAGCTTTAAACTTCGACATACAGAAGAAAATCAGATTGATATTAATGTGAATGAAGAATAA
- a CDS encoding DUF402 domain-containing protein: MYLPKEKEIIQIKSYKHNGKLHRTWKKTVVLKSTENIIIGGNDHTLVVEADGRKWVTREPSICYFHSDYWFNVISMIREDGIYHYCNLGTPFAVDEQALKYIDYDLDIKVFPDGRFHLLDEGEYEQHRRQMKYPDSIDRILKTNVDVLSHWILDKKGPFSPDYIDIWYEKYKEYR, encoded by the coding sequence ATGTACTTACCCAAAGAGAAAGAAATAATACAGATCAAGAGCTACAAACATAACGGTAAACTTCATCGTACTTGGAAAAAGACAGTGGTGCTTAAATCTACGGAAAATATTATTATCGGTGGAAACGACCACACATTAGTTGTGGAAGCAGACGGACGTAAATGGGTAACGCGCGAACCATCAATTTGTTATTTTCATAGTGATTACTGGTTTAATGTAATTTCAATGATTCGCGAAGATGGTATCTATCATTATTGCAATTTAGGGACACCTTTTGCAGTAGATGAACAAGCGCTGAAGTACATTGACTATGACCTCGATATTAAAGTATTCCCAGATGGTAGGTTTCATTTGCTTGATGAGGGCGAATACGAACAACACCGTCGCCAAATGAAGTATCCAGACTCGATTGACCGGATACTAAAGACTAATGTAGATGTGTTGAGTCACTGGATTTTGGACAAAAAAGGTCCATTTTCTCCTGATTATATCGACATTTGGTATGAAAAGTATAAAGAATACCGTTAA
- the fabL gene encoding enoyl-[acyl-carrier-protein] reductase FabL, with protein sequence MNKVALITGSSRGLGREIAIAFAKEGYDIAVNFSRNRKKAEEVKLEIEQLGKKCEIFKANVGDVEKIKELFAAVDAEFGRLDVFINNAASGVLRPLMELEESHWDWTMNINAKALLFAGQEAAKLMQRENSGKIISLSSIGSIRYLENYTTVGVSKAAVESLTRYLAVELAPFGIAVNAVSGGLIETEALNHFPNREALLEDAVSKTPAGRMITPADLVNAVLFLASDKADMIRGQTILVDGGRTLLV encoded by the coding sequence GTGAACAAAGTAGCACTAATAACAGGAAGTAGTAGAGGGCTTGGTCGTGAGATTGCAATCGCATTTGCAAAAGAAGGTTATGATATCGCAGTTAATTTTTCAAGAAACCGAAAAAAAGCAGAAGAAGTGAAACTAGAAATTGAACAATTAGGCAAAAAATGTGAAATTTTTAAAGCAAATGTTGGTGATGTGGAAAAGATTAAAGAACTATTTGCAGCTGTGGACGCGGAATTTGGAAGACTAGATGTGTTTATTAATAATGCTGCTAGTGGGGTACTTAGACCTTTAATGGAGTTAGAAGAATCGCACTGGGATTGGACGATGAACATTAATGCTAAAGCGTTACTGTTTGCTGGTCAAGAAGCAGCGAAATTGATGCAACGTGAGAACAGTGGAAAAATTATCAGTCTTAGCTCCATTGGATCGATTCGTTATTTAGAAAACTATACCACTGTTGGTGTTTCTAAAGCCGCAGTAGAATCACTTACTCGCTATTTAGCAGTAGAACTAGCCCCTTTTGGGATTGCTGTGAATGCTGTTTCTGGTGGTTTAATCGAAACAGAAGCTTTAAATCATTTTCCAAATCGAGAAGCATTACTTGAGGATGCTGTAAGTAAAACACCTGCTGGGCGAATGATAACACCTGCTGATTTAGTAAATGCGGTCTTATTTCTTGCCAGTGACAAAGCAGACATGATTCGCGGACAAACAATTTTAGTTGATGGTGGGAGAACTTTACTTGTATAG
- the mutY gene encoding A/G-specific adenine glycosylase yields MRKMSRLTWDEEKITAFQKALVSWYEANKRILPWRENTEPYRIWVSEIMLQQTKVDTVIPYFNRFMKQFPTMESFVNADEAAILKAWEGLGYYSRVRNLQAAMKQVMADFSGTVPSDLATILSLKGVGPYTAGAILSIAYNQAEPAVDGNVMRVIARVLEINEDIMKASTRKIFEEVLYQLIDKERPASFNQGLMEIGALVCTPTKPMCLLCPLQSFCEAHKNGVETNYPVKIKKVKTKTKELLSILVFSEDGKVAIEKRPETGLLANMWQFPTIEIAKKENKEVAKLQFLHTYGLDVLLDTEPIAHIKHVFSHLVWKMDIQVAILQSAEVRENWYFATEEEMEQLAFPVPYQKMWQVWKQYKGE; encoded by the coding sequence ATGAGAAAAATGAGCAGATTAACTTGGGACGAAGAAAAAATAACCGCCTTTCAAAAAGCACTCGTTTCCTGGTATGAAGCGAATAAGCGTATATTACCATGGCGTGAAAATACCGAACCTTATCGAATTTGGGTCTCAGAAATTATGCTACAACAAACCAAAGTTGACACAGTAATTCCATATTTCAATCGCTTTATGAAACAATTTCCAACGATGGAAAGTTTTGTAAATGCAGATGAAGCAGCTATTTTAAAAGCATGGGAAGGGCTGGGCTATTATTCGCGAGTACGAAATCTTCAAGCCGCGATGAAGCAAGTGATGGCGGATTTTTCTGGAACAGTTCCGAGTGATTTAGCAACAATCTTATCTTTAAAAGGGGTAGGTCCATATACAGCAGGCGCCATTTTAAGTATCGCTTACAATCAAGCTGAGCCTGCAGTTGATGGTAATGTAATGCGTGTAATTGCACGTGTGTTAGAAATCAATGAAGACATCATGAAGGCATCTACACGAAAGATTTTTGAAGAAGTGCTCTATCAATTGATTGACAAAGAAAGGCCTGCATCGTTTAATCAGGGGTTAATGGAAATTGGTGCACTTGTCTGTACGCCAACCAAACCAATGTGTTTGCTTTGTCCGCTTCAATCATTTTGCGAGGCACATAAAAATGGCGTAGAAACAAATTATCCCGTTAAAATCAAAAAAGTAAAAACAAAAACAAAAGAACTGCTGAGCATCCTTGTTTTTTCAGAAGATGGCAAAGTTGCGATTGAAAAAAGACCTGAAACCGGGTTGCTTGCTAATATGTGGCAGTTTCCAACCATAGAAATTGCTAAGAAAGAAAATAAAGAAGTGGCTAAATTACAATTTTTACATACATATGGACTAGATGTTTTACTCGACACGGAACCAATCGCGCATATTAAACATGTATTCTCGCACCTAGTCTGGAAAATGGACATCCAAGTAGCAATACTTCAATCAGCAGAAGTAAGAGAAAATTGGTATTTTGCAACAGAGGAAGAAATGGAACAACTTGCTTTTCCGGTTCCTTATCAAAAAATGTGGCAAGTCTGGAAACAATATAAGGGGGAATAA
- a CDS encoding metal-dependent hydrolase: MDTGTHVVMGIALGALATVDPVVAGSSQAAIGIMTATIIGSQIPDIDTVLKLKNNADYIRNHRGVTHSLPMLAIWPLLISSILYLFFPAATFIHLLLWTFIAVGLHIFVDIFNAYGTQAIRPFKETWVAFGFINTFDWFIFGSHVVAIAAWLLGSPAVPTFITLYVILALYYVARFITQRMIKHAVQNLIPDSEEIIIASTIHFFQWRVAVTTKDHYYVGRAFKRNISIYEKFDRVPVPDNEIIRSAKLDKNLAAFISFSKVYNWRVEEKLDGTYVTFTDLRYRSNGHYPFVAVVKLDDDLKIVSSYTGWIFSTEKLDKKLAPVSI, encoded by the coding sequence TTGGATACTGGCACACATGTAGTAATGGGAATTGCACTCGGAGCGTTAGCAACTGTAGACCCGGTCGTTGCCGGAAGTTCTCAAGCTGCCATTGGTATTATGACAGCAACAATTATTGGTTCACAAATCCCAGACATTGACACTGTATTAAAACTTAAAAATAACGCTGATTATATTAGAAATCATCGTGGAGTAACACACTCCTTGCCAATGCTCGCAATTTGGCCATTACTTATTTCATCTATTTTATACCTATTCTTCCCAGCAGCCACGTTCATTCATTTATTATTATGGACATTTATCGCAGTTGGGTTACACATTTTTGTAGATATTTTTAATGCCTACGGGACACAAGCGATTAGACCTTTTAAGGAAACCTGGGTCGCATTTGGATTTATCAATACTTTTGATTGGTTCATTTTTGGTTCTCACGTAGTTGCTATTGCCGCTTGGTTACTTGGTTCTCCAGCTGTTCCGACCTTTATCACGCTATATGTCATCTTAGCACTTTATTATGTAGCAAGGTTTATAACACAGCGAATGATTAAACATGCGGTTCAAAACTTGATTCCAGACTCTGAAGAAATCATTATTGCTTCCACGATTCACTTCTTTCAATGGCGTGTGGCAGTTACAACAAAAGATCATTATTATGTAGGCAGAGCTTTCAAACGAAACATTTCGATTTATGAAAAATTCGATCGTGTTCCTGTGCCAGATAACGAAATCATTCGTTCTGCAAAGTTAGACAAAAATCTCGCAGCATTCATCTCTTTCTCCAAAGTATATAATTGGAGAGTTGAAGAAAAATTAGACGGGACTTATGTTACTTTCACAGATTTACGTTATCGTAGTAATGGACATTATCCCTTTGTAGCTGTAGTGAAATTAGATGATGATTTAAAAATTGTCTCATCTTACACTGGTTGGATTTTCTCTACCGAAAAGTTAGACAAAAAATTAGCACCTGTTAGTATTTAA